The nucleotide sequence TATCAAATTATTGCATCCCTGAAATGCTTATGGTatttagattttgttctttattGTTTTAAACAGCTTTCAAATAGAACACCTAAATTATTCTGATGCTTGTGAATTCTTTTTCTAGGTGTTGCTGGTGCTTCTTACGTTCCTACTGTGCAAGCTGCTTTGCCACGTCTTTTACGTGCCGCTGCTCCTCCAGGGACTGGTGCTAGTGATAATCGTCGTAAATGTCTGAAGGTACTTTTACTATTTGCTTGTTTCTAGGTTATCCTTACATCTTTTTAGGTTGGAGTCAGTGACCTCTTTGCTTTTTCAGGTTCTGAAGTTGTGGCTTGAAAGGAAAGTTTTCCCCGAATCTCTTCTGCGACGTTATATTGATGATATTAGAGCTTCTGGTGATGATGCAACAGTTGGGTTTTCCCTGCGACGTCCTTCTAGATCTGAGCGTGCTGTAGATGATCCTCTCAGGGAAATGGAAGGGATGCTTGTCGATGAGTATGGCAGGTATGCTAAACGACTGTCTTGCTTAGTAGTTTATTTTCCGGATTTTTTACATACTGATTAACTGATGACAAAATAACTATAAAAAGTTGTTTGAGATGTTAGAGATGTTAGAGATGCGTTTGGTGCTATTCAGTAGAGTGGTTATGAACTTATGTGCCATTTTTTTCTGCAGCAATGCAACGTTTCATCTGCctgggtttttttcttctcataattttgaagatgatgaagaagatgacgatCTTCCAACagcagaaaaaataaaaagcacatCTGATGTGGAACGTTTCAATGCTTTAGATGATTTGGAAGTACATGATACTTTGAGTGATAAATCCCATCGAGTTTTGGAGGATGTAGATCGTGAACTTGAAATGGAAGATGTATCTGGTCAGCAGAAAGATGTAGCACCTTCCACGTTCTGTGagaatgagacaaaagaacagTCACAGGATGTTATGGAACCAGTTGCACAAAAATCTACCGAGGTCCCTTCCCTTCCAGAGGGATCTCCTCCGCTACCTCATGAATCACCTCCGTCTCTCCCTCCTTTACCACCTTCTCCCCCACCTCCATCACCGCCTCTTCCGCCTTCATCTCCACCTCCATTACTGCCACCACTGCCTCCCGCAGTGCAGTGtccacctccaccaccgccgccCCTTTCACCTCCACCTTCACCGCCGCCTCCACCTTCACTGCCGCCTCCACCTCTACCACCACTGCCTTCACAATCTATAGCTTTACCACTATCACTAACAACTCAACCATCCTTAGGTAGCCATCACCAGTTACTACTTCAACCTGGATTTCCTCCCCCAGCATATCCATTATCACATCACACATACCCAGGATCTGTGCAGCAAGACCGCTGTAGCATTTTCACTGTAAGTTCTTTGATTTATTCTGTTTGATGTTACTCATTTTCGCTGTAAGttccttaatatatatatgcatcatTTATCACTTATTTCTCAACTCCTGGGCATCATGTGCAGGGTGATCAAATTGTCCAAGGGCCAGGAAGTTCTTCACGTAGAAGTCATGTTGAGGGGGCTGGACAAACCGAATTTTTTGTGCAGCAATCATCTAGTTTTTCACCAGCAGGAGTGTGCAGTTCCAGGGAACCTTCATCATTTACTTCCTCCAGACAACTAGAATTTGGGAGCAGCGATGTACTTTTTAATCCTGAAGTTTCTTCACAGAACCAACGGTTTCAGCCGAGCAAATCTCTGTCCCAAAGACCTATAGTTAGGCTGCCTTCAGCACCGTCCAGTCATTTTTCGTATCCAAGCCATGTTCAATCACAATCCCAGCATTCCTACACTCATCCATACTCTTTCCCACCTCAACATGATGATGGACGGCGATACAGAAATGAGGAACCATGGCGGATTCCTTCAAGTGGACATCATGCAGAAAGTCAGAGTGGTGCCTGGAGACATGGAAGAAATTCACATCCAGGCCTTCCTAGAGTTACAGATAGTATGTAGATGCTTGAATCCTTATTAATCCTTTAGCTATTGAGTTTTATAACTTACATGATTGCTTGTGATAACTGTGATACATATGTTGATTAATGATTATTGTTTTCCAGTATGTCTGTTTGTGTAATGACTTAATTCCTTGCAATTGATGGTCTTGCTTGCAATTCCTTAGGTTTCTTCCGGCCAGCTCCAGAACGTCCACCTTCAGGGAGCTATCAGCCTTCTGCTACTAGTAACTTACAAGCTGCCCCTGCAATGCCAGGTGAGACTATCTCAGTCAAAGCATCTATTTGTAAACTCTCAAGACACCGTCAGAAACCTTTTTACTTGTCTTAACATTTTAATTACCCATTTAAGGTCATGCTGCTTCCCAGATGCTACCATCTCGGCCAGACATGCCTACCGCGAATTGTTGGAGGCCAGCTTGAAGTGAAGGTAGAAATTTGTTGGCCTGCTCCTGTTTGTATCAATGGAAACGAAGCTGCTAGTGTCTCATTAACAAGGTTAATCCTCTAGGTTTGATTTTCTAAATACTTAAGTCAAGTCTTTTATCAGTGTTGTCATCAAACAGTTACAGTTATACTACTTTCTCTTCCGTGGAGGAATTTTTCGGAGATGACCACTTCCAGAGGCATCAAAAACTACTGCAGACTTTTGCCAGGATTCtgtatattgtattttttccTGTCAAATGTATCTGTGGATCATAATCTTCACAGTAtaggttcttgtttttttaattggttagtGCTTCCGTTTCGCAGATCCTGTAATTATGCCTATCACATTGTGCTCAAAAGCTTTTCCTGGTTTAAtgaaatttaaactttatagtCAAAAAtggttcttttgtttcattttctgaGCTCTGTAATCGTTGCCGGTCTCTGAGAAATCATATTAATGAATACACTGTTAAGAGTGTATTTGACTAGTTAAACAGACTTAGGTGGCAAGAATATTCAGTGTGAGCCTGAGTTTGCTCCCTTGTTAGCTTCTAGATTAGAGGCCTACTGCTTACTCGTATCTTGTTGTTTGAATGAGTAACTTAGGTCTACTATATACATGGCAGGTCCTATTGTAGACATCGCTATAACTACTTTCTcaatttcgtaattttttttcatctcatgTCTCTCTCTTATGGAGATAAGCCATGTCTCGCTGCCTTGTATTTTTAGCAGGAACAAGAAGCATGCATTTCTATACAATTGTGAGTCCAGTTAGTCCATTTTACAGTTGCTATCTGGTGCATTCTGAAGAAGTATCGAAGACTTGTGAGGTAATGCTTTCTATTTGTTTGTCTGAAAAAAATTTGCTCTCTGCTCAAACCATGTGACATAACGAGGTTTGACTTCATATTATTGCGAGCACTTGATGAAGTGTTTGCTCCATTTGATTTCGCAGAAGagccattttgttttttagattttgcaaATACATATTTGAaatgatagaaaataaaaaaagaaagagccGTTCTCTTGACCTTTACGTAGTTCCAAATGATGGTGGAAACTTAGGAATTGATGTGAATGACCTAAATGTGAGCTTATGGTATCCATGGCTTGGCTTGAGACAAGCAGCTAATCTTAATTCAGTGGTTTCAAAACAACCACCTTCTTAACTTGTTCGAAGGATGTGTTGTCTGCTGACACACTCGCCTGTCTTGTTTTGTTGGCATGAATCTTCCTGTTTGAATGGTCTGGGGGTTGTACATGTGAATGAATATATGTGCTGATAGGCTGCCCGCAATAGCctttatagtcttttttttaAGGAGGTTTTCATCATACATATGTTTTCAAAGTGGGGGGTGGCCTTTCTTTCAAATAAGAATTTGTGGTGCTAGATGCTTCTTGCTTGTTCTTTGGTAAATATTCTGGATTTTAATCGCTTATTGTCACAGTTTGATATTTGGCACGTCTTTGAAACAACTAGATAATGTAGCCTCTCCTCTAGCATTCCATTTATGCCAACTCtcctttcttttgttatatttgtcTTTGTATATATCTATGTATTTCTAATTATTCGACGAATGGAAACACTGTACTTTCTCCAGTTATGGTCTGAGTTTTATGATATAGTGCTTGTTTCGCTCGAAGTATAAGGTCTCTCGGCCCTTCCTGCTTGCTTTTTCTGTTGTTAAGTACGTTCAGTGTGGAGACTATATAGTTAGATTGAGAATCAGAGACTTGTTTTCATTAGATGTTTCACGATGAACAGCAATAGGTATAATTTAGAACATAAAAGTTTGATGTGGACAAAGATGTATCAGTAATTGGGAGGGATTCTGTATTGGATGTTGGTACTTGACACAGTCAATTTTCTTGAGGAAATAACGAGTATTATTGTTTGTAAGACCATCCATCAGAGAAATTACATAATTTCATCAGCCAATGGTTGAATGTACTTGTCCCTTTTGGAGTGTAGGTTTATTTGACTATATCTAACTGCTATGAATGGTTAGCTTCTTGGTCCTCATTAAGTCACCTGTTATTTCTTTTATGTTATCAAATGCTTTTGGGGATAGGTTTTCATATACTTGTGTTTGTGGACTTCAATTGCGAGATAAATGTCATTCTTAAAGGTTTCAAGTGACTTGCGTCTTGCAACAGGCCTTTGGTGCAGAGCTGAACCACCTGAATCGCTGGCAAACGCCATGCTAGCAACCATGTGCAAATTAAAAGAGATGGGTTACACACAAGGCAGTCCTGATTGGCTTTTGCAAAAGAATGAGTAAGAAAATTTTCTCCTGTTCTGAGCCTACTACTGTAAAGTTAACTAACAAATATAGTAATGAGAACATATCATGGAGAGTTTGTCTCACATGGAATGGCTACAAGAAATCCTGATTTGTTACATGGTCGTTTTTCAGGTTTTGAAATTCGGAAATTTGTTCGGGTGCCAAGAGTTGCAGGTCTTCTGAAACCGAACTAGGCTTTAGACGATTGAGATCTTCACTTAACGATTCAGTTTCTCAAGTTTGGAGGTTAGTTTTTGTCATCACTGACAAGGTCTTAAGCTTATCAATGAAGTCTCTTTTGGGGTAGAGTTTATAACTTAAGGCCAAATCGATAGCTTTTGTAAATGTTGATATATCTAATTTTAATGGCAGAAATGTTGTTTTACTATTAAAGAAAGATCAATATAGTTGACAACAGAAGAGACCTAACAtgtgtaatttaaaaattaaaccaagtTGTTcgaagttttatttaaaaaaatgtgttactTTTTCTCTCTGTGTCTAGTATAATGGTCTTGGATTTCATTTTGGCAACTAGATTTGAACAAAGAAAAGCTGTTTAAAGTCCTGGCCAACAAAGGTAATCATAAAGCTTTCAGCCTAACACTTCAAACCGAAGTATATTACTGATTGTAAGCTTGGCTGTTATGAAAGGTTTGAAGCAAAATATGTACTTCGTTTAGCCCCAAATTCTGCTAATTAAAAAATGTGGATTATCTATAATCGTACTAAAATCTAAACTACATAACTGAGCATTTTACAATTAGTTATGCAAGGCACGATAAATTGGTAAGGTAATTGAAACCCCAAAGGCTATGATGCAATTTTGTTACACAGTTTGAGTTTGGAAATAACGGAAGTGTTAAAATGTTGGTAACGATTCACAAGACAAGGTCAAAATTTCCTGTATCTGTGTGTGCACGCATGAACGAATATCAACAATCGTGTGATACGAACAAACATATAAACAAGACACTTCACGTATAAAAatagagaagtaaaaaaaaacattccaaaaCTTGAAACCGTCGTTACAGCGTAACACGGTGTTGCCGAACAAGAAATCCTTCCAAAACGACCTTTTTCTTGTAAGCCTCAGAACTCAAATCCAAGTCACCTGGAAACAATCTGCTTTCAGTTTTATCGCCACCACTGCGTTTGAGTTTGGCCACAGCAACCGCAGTCGCAGCTTCTTTAAAGCGAGGGAGAAAATAACACCAAACGGATGTACAAAGAATCGCGCACACACGTCCCCACATCAACATTATCAGTAACGTTAGCATTATGATTGATATCCCAATTACCGGGTCGAAGTTACCCACCCGTGACTCTTTCCTGACCCTTGACGACTTCTCCCTTAATACTCTCGGCTTCAACCCCGGCCCAACGGCTTTAATCGGGTCGAGTTTCCCACCACAGACTTGTTCATGACTCATGTGGTAACCGGAGTCACTCAACGGATCCGGGTTTATGTCTCTTTGTTCGTTCGTGtctatctgaaaaaaaaaaaaaaaaaaaNNNNNNNNNNNNNNNNNNNNNNNNNNNNNNNNNNNNNNNNNNNNNNNNNNNNNNNNNNNNNNNNNNNNNNNNNNNNNNNNNNNNNNNNNNNNNNNNNNNNNNNNNNNNNNNNNNNNNNNNNNNNNNNNNNNNNNNNNNNNNNNNNNNNNNNNNNNNNNNNNNNNNNNNNNNNNNNNNNNNNNNNNNNNNNNNNNNNNNNNNNNNNNNNNNNNNNNNNNNNNNNNNNNNNNNNNNNNNNNNNNNNNNNNNNNNNNNNNNNNNNNNNNNNNNNNNNNNNNNNNNNNNNNNNNNNNNNNNNNNNNNNNNNNNNNNaaaaaaaaaacagagaagtttaaaacaaaacccAATCTTTTAGACAATGTCATCATAA is from Camelina sativa cultivar DH55 chromosome 20, Cs, whole genome shotgun sequence and encodes:
- the LOC104770668 gene encoding uncharacterized protein At5g23160-like, which codes for MGKPEKKRTDSSSSSSSSYVLRCFGVSRKIHSDKRTVDAGQEKKKKTRTRSWFRLKEDEITLTPIYETSEKQNSIVKDDKQNLFSVVRHVTDRKYIATSGYKKVDHERNQIDTNEQRDINPDPLSDSGYHMSHEQVCGGKLDPIKAVGPGLKPRVLREKSSRVRKESRVGNFDPVIGISIIMLTLLIMLMWGRVCAILCTSVWCYFLPRFKEAATAVAVAKLKRSGGDKTESRLFPGDLDLSSEAYKKKVVLEGFLVRQHRVTL